GCGGAACGATAACCGACGACGACGAAGTCCTCTATGGCAAGACGATCGCCAGCCTTGCCGTCGAGTATGACGTAAAGCATCTGGTCTACTCTTCAGCCAGCGCGGTGGGCGATCAACCCACCGGCGTGGCGCATTATGACAGTAAGGCTGAAATTGAACGGCATATCCGCACGCTGCCCATCACTTCGACCATTGTACGTCCGGTCACCTTTATGGAACTGTTGGTGATGCCCGGCTTCGGGCTTGATGAAGGCCATTTTCATTTTTTTATGCAGCCGGAAGGCTTCATGCAGGTCATCGCGGTTGAAGATATCGGAAAAATTGTCGCCGCCGTCTATGCTGATCCGGTGAGGTTTAAAGGCAAAACGTTTGAAATTGCCAGTGACGCCGTCACCGGCTTACAGCTTCAGGCATTCTTCACTGCGGCTGCGGGGCGACCCGTCACGTATTCCCGTTTTTCTGACGATGTGCTGTCCACAAATCCTTTTCTGCAAAAGCTGACCGCGATGGTGGATGATGGGCGGCTGGTAGGGCACGCTGACCTGGCGGCAATGCGGCAAATGAATCCGCAACTGCAATCCTTTGAATCATGGCTTGCGGGAAGCGGGCGAGAGGCTTTTGAACGGGCGATGGCCACCACTGCCAGCTGGGCGTTTAACCAGTAAACCCACTTTACCCGGCTCCCGTTACAGGGAGCCGGGTAAGTCGGCTATCGGGATGATAATAGCGAGGCATAATCCATATTCTGCAAATCGTCGAGCAGACCCGGGCCGGTAGGATGCCAGCCCAGCTGCTGACGCGTCCAGGCGGATGATGCACGCAGGTTCATGGCGATAAACAGGGCTAACCCGCCAAAATGGGCTTCAGCCTCTGAAGGTGATAGCGATATCAGCGGCAGATTGAGCTTACGGGCAATGACTTCCGCTATCTGCCGGAACGGAACGCCTTCTTCTGCAATGGCGTGATAGCGTTTACCGCTTTCACCGTGTTCCAGCACCAGCGGGTATAGCCTGGCGACGTCACTGACGTGCGCTGCCGCCCAACAGTTGTCACCATTACCGATGCAGGCAACCGCACCTTTTTCAATGGCGTGCTGAATGTACCAGGTCACAAGCCCCTGACGTGTGGTGTCATGAACCTGTGGCAGGCGCACGATCCGTATATTAACGCCTTCTGCGAGCAGAGCATTAGCCTCAATTTCCGTGGCCACTCGCGGATTTATATTGTCAGACTTAAACTGATCTTCCCGGGCCAGAGCCGTGTTGCCGTCATCGCCGATGCCGGTTCCTGAGGTGATGATAAATGGCCGGGCACTGTTTTTCAGCGTCTGGCCGATAGCGTGGATAACCCGCCTGTCCTTTTCGCAACTCTCAGTAAATCGCTGAAAATCAAAATCAAACGCGGTATGGATAACGGCATCGGCATGCTGTACTGCTGCCATGAAAGCGTCTGGCGCTTCCAGCGTACCGCGCTGAACCTCGGCCCCCGCTGCGTTGATCGCCTGTGCACTGCTATCTGAGCGGGCGAGCCCGGTCACCTGATGTCCGGCTGCCAGCAGTTCCGTCAGGATCCGGGAGCCAATAAATCCGCTGGCTCCGGTAAGAAATACTCGCATAACACACCTCCAGATTAGGGTTCCGGAACAGAGTAGCGCTATAGTCATACGGTAAAAGTAGGGACCTTATCAGGGTATAAACCTTAACAGGATAACGACGATGCAAACGGCAATGCAGTCAATGGGCGATTTTCTGCGGGCGCGGCGTTTGCGTCTCGATCCTGCCGCATTTGGCTTTATGCCGGGCAGGCGGCGTACAGCCGGATTGCGCCGTGAAGAGGTTGCGCAGCTCGCCAATATCAGCCCCACCTGGTACACCTGGCTTGAACAGGGGCGCGGCGGTGCGCCATCGCGGGAAGTACTTAATCGTATCGCCCGGGCATTGCGTCTGACTCCCCCCGAACGTGAACACCTGTTTATTCTGGCGTTTGGTCATCCGCCCGACGCGCAATTCATCGTTTCCGGTGCTGTTACGCCGCGACTACAGCGGGTGCTGGATGTGCTCACCATTCCGGCGATTGTTAAAACTGTGACCTGGGATGTGATTGCCTGGAATCGTGCCGCTGCGTCCGTATTAACGGATTATGGACAGTTGCCGCTGGCGGAGCGTAATGTTCTGCGCCGAATGTTTACCGATCCTGAGGTACGCCGTGCGCAGTCTGACTGGCAGGCGATGGCGCTGCTGGTGGTTAGCGCGTTTCGTGCCGACGTAGCGCGAGCGGGTAAATCGACACAAACCGATAAGCTGGTGGCGGAGCTTTCCCGTTTGAGTCCTGAATTTGATACCTTGTGGCGCAGCAATGATGTTGTTAGCCA
The sequence above is a segment of the Mixta intestinalis genome. Coding sequences within it:
- a CDS encoding NmrA/HSCARG family protein, translated to MKNNQSFILVFGASGQQGGSVSRALLNAGYSVRAMVRNPSSSASLALRDAGAEIVTGAFDDIGTIRAAMNGAYGVFSVQPSSPGGTITDDDEVLYGKTIASLAVEYDVKHLVYSSASAVGDQPTGVAHYDSKAEIERHIRTLPITSTIVRPVTFMELLVMPGFGLDEGHFHFFMQPEGFMQVIAVEDIGKIVAAVYADPVRFKGKTFEIASDAVTGLQLQAFFTAAAGRPVTYSRFSDDVLSTNPFLQKLTAMVDDGRLVGHADLAAMRQMNPQLQSFESWLAGSGREAFERAMATTASWAFNQ
- a CDS encoding SDR family oxidoreductase, translated to MRVFLTGASGFIGSRILTELLAAGHQVTGLARSDSSAQAINAAGAEVQRGTLEAPDAFMAAVQHADAVIHTAFDFDFQRFTESCEKDRRVIHAIGQTLKNSARPFIITSGTGIGDDGNTALAREDQFKSDNINPRVATEIEANALLAEGVNIRIVRLPQVHDTTRQGLVTWYIQHAIEKGAVACIGNGDNCWAAAHVSDVARLYPLVLEHGESGKRYHAIAEEGVPFRQIAEVIARKLNLPLISLSPSEAEAHFGGLALFIAMNLRASSAWTRQQLGWHPTGPGLLDDLQNMDYASLLSSR
- a CDS encoding helix-turn-helix transcriptional regulator yields the protein MQTAMQSMGDFLRARRLRLDPAAFGFMPGRRRTAGLRREEVAQLANISPTWYTWLEQGRGGAPSREVLNRIARALRLTPPEREHLFILAFGHPPDAQFIVSGAVTPRLQRVLDVLTIPAIVKTVTWDVIAWNRAAASVLTDYGQLPLAERNVLRRMFTDPEVRRAQSDWQAMALLVVSAFRADVARAGKSTQTDKLVAELSRLSPEFDTLWRSNDVVSHGEGAKRIYHPQAGAIDLEFSTFTVEGRPDLAMLVFNPTTEESRQKIDEQVKCFLSGDALKRHDRK